A genomic segment from Portunus trituberculatus isolate SZX2019 chromosome 14, ASM1759143v1, whole genome shotgun sequence encodes:
- the LOC123503423 gene encoding uncharacterized protein LOC123503423: MSWLLDDKGLEILYKAQVRSSLEYSCLAWGGAASRHLSLLDRVQARAVRLIKDSGARNEPKLHSLQHRRDVAGLAVMYKIQQQRIPHLQALRQPLRRAQVTTRAVTLMPGELFQCRCRTWHHQRQYVHHYGKLWNTLIAAQIDFSEINLQQFKKCVNIWLP, from the coding sequence ATGTCGTGGCTCCTTGACGACAAAGGCCTGGAGATATTGTACAAGGCTCAAGTTCGTTCCTCCCTGGAGTACTCGTGTCTTGCGTGGGGAGGAGCGGCGAGCAGGCATCTTTCCCTGTTGGACAGGGTACAGGCTCGGGCAGTGAGGCTCATAAAGGACAGTGGGGCCAGAAATGAGCCAAAGCTCCACTCCCTTCAGCATCGCAGGGACGTAGCGGGCCTAGCTGTGATGTACAAAATACAGCAACAGCGAATCCCGCATCTCCAAGCTCTCCGCCAGCCCCTGCGGCGGGCACAAGTGACCACCCGGGCTGTCACTTTAATGCCTGGTGAATTATTTCAGTGCCGATGCCGTACTTGGCACCATCAACGTCAGTACGTTCACCAttatggtaaactgtggaacactTTAATTGCTGCACAGATAGACTTCAGTGAAATTAATCTGCAGCAATTCAAGAAGTGTGTCAACATCTGGTTGCCATAA
- the LOC123503742 gene encoding cilia- and flagella-associated protein 251-like, protein MASNENSNYYELLGVGRGATPEEIKKAYRRLALIHHPDKNPGSVREATVMFQRLQAAVETLCDVRKRAAYDRECRQRENKRKRDDSCRERESKRRREEGQHEQSQSHHREKENKKRRKQEEERRKRYQKRKRRKATIYSSEEEEEEDLRDNVPEEESSEESECTEESSDEEEGLDKAYEYDTDYKTETEGETDSFSDYESEESSEMETPSGEESDQESFHDQDSEYDPESEEVSESDMEDESDTSSEEDNEEQEEEEEEYEDDQSEREETSVKTDCETKEEEEDGRNSKQKRKRSSEEEEAGISKKRRG, encoded by the coding sequence ATGGCATCAAACGAAAATTCAAATTACTACGAACTCCTGGGCGTGGGCCGCGGCGCCACGCCTGAGGAAATCAAGAAGGCCTACCGACGACTCGCCCTTATCCATCACCCCGACAAGAACCCGGGAAGCGTGCGGGAGGCGACGGTAATGTTCCAGCGTCTCCAGGCTGCCGTGGAGACGCTGTGTGATGTGAGGAAAAGGGCTGCGTATGATAGAGAATGTCGCCAAcgagagaacaagaggaagagagatgacagCTGCCGAGAGAGGGAAAGCAAGAGAAGGCGGGAAGAAGGGCAGCACGAGCAGTCACAGAGCCAccacagagaaaaggagaataagaagagaaggaagcaggaagaagaaaggcgcAAGAGGTATCAGAAGAGGAAACGACGGAAAGCAACGATTTACAGttctgaagaagaagaggaggaagatctgCGAGACAATGTTCCAGAAGAAGAAAGTAGCGAGGAAAGTGAATGCACGGAAGAGAGTtcggatgaagaggaaggtcTGGACAAAGCCTACGAATATGACACGGATTACAAGACGGAAACGGAAGGAGAGACTGATTCCTTCAGCGACTACGAGTCCGAGGAATCCTCTGAGATGGAGACTCCATCTGGGGAAGAGTCTGACCAGGAGTCTTTCCACGACCAGGACTCCGAATACGACCCTGAATCCGAGGAGGTGAGTGAGTCAGACATGGAGGACGAGAGCGACACCTCCTCTGAGGAAGACaatgaggagcaggaagaagaggaggaggaatatgaggatGACCAGTCTGAAAGGGAAGAGACCAGTGTGAAAACAGACTGcgagacaaaggaagaggaagaggatgggcgaaatagcaagcagaaacgaaagaggagcagcgaagaggaagaggctggAATCAGTAAGAAGAGGCGAGGCTGA